The DNA sequence TCCTCCAGCGCCTTTCCGCTAACGATAAAATGCAGATTAATATGCGTAAATATACGCGGCGCCGCCTCACGCCGCTCTGACGTCAGTTTGACCTCGCAATCCCTGACGTCGTGACGTCCTTTTTGCAGAATAGAAACGACATCTATCGCGCTGCATCCTCCGGCCGCCATGAGCAACATTTCCATTGGGCTGGGTGCTTTATCACCGGCGTTACCATCCATTAAAACCTGATGACCGGATGAGGATTCTCCCAAAAAGGTCAGCCCTTCCACCCATTTGATACGTGCCTGCATAACAAACTCCTCTAATTCATTCAGTTATCTTACCTTCAGGTCCGGACAACAAAAACGGCAATGCGACATAAATAGCACTATGCTGAAGCGAGACAACAGAAGACACCCATGCAAAGCTGTGCTACAAACAAAGCTGTAATAATTTCGTCAGTACTCTACATACAAGACGAAAAGGGACGACATAACGAGCCAGGCTTTCAACAGAAGCCCGAATAAATTTCCTTGATGGGAAACGCTTGACCATTTCAACGCCTGACAGGGAACTCTGCCCCTGTATTTAGGCACGATAACAACAGAGGATAACAGCGAATGGTTCTCGGCAAACCGCAAACAGACCCGACACTTGAATGGTTCCTGTCACATTGCCATATTCACAAGTATCCATCCAAAAGCACGCTGATTCATCAGGGTGAAAAAGCGGAAACGCTTTACTACATCGTTAAAGGCGCGGTAGCCGTATTGATCAAGGATGAAGAAGGTAAAGAGATGATCCTCTCTTACCTCAATCAGGGCGATTTTATTGGTGAGCTTGGCCTGTTTGAAGAAGGTCAGGAACGCAGCGCCTGGGTGCGAGCGAAAACGGCCTGCGAAGTGGCTGAAATTTCCTATAAAAAATTTCGCCAGCTGATTCAGGTCAACCCTGACATCCTGATGCGTCTTTCATCACAGATGGCGCGCCGCCTGCAGGTGACGTCTGAGAAAGTCGGCAATTTAGCTTTCCTCGATGTGACAGGTCGCATCGCGCAAACCTTGTTAAACCTGGCTAAACAGCCGGATGCCATGACTCACCCGGACGGGATGCAGATTAAAATCACCCGCCAGGAGATCGGCCAGATTGTTGGCTGCTCGCGTGAAACCGTAGGTCGCATTCTGAAAATGCTGGAAGATCAGAACCTGATCTCCGCGCATGGTAAAACCATCGTAGTTTACGGCACTCGCTAACCGGCTCTGAATCCACGGCGCAACGCCTCTGTTGCGCCTTTTTTATTGGTATACAGTGATGTGGCGTCGAATTATCTATCATCCCGAGGTCAACTACGCGCTGCGTCAGACGCTGGTGCTCTGTTTACCGGTCGCTATTGGATGGCTGCTGGGTGACCTGCAAAAAGGACTGCTGTTTTCTCTTGTGCCGGCCTGCTGCAACATTGCCGGTCTCGATACCCCGCATAAGCGCTTTTTCAAGCGGCTGATGGTTGGCGGCGGCCTGTTCGCACTGAGCAGTTTTCTGGTCCAGTATTTAGGCAATCATGCCATTCCCCTGCCTGCCATTCTGTTTGCAATGGCTCTGCTGCTGGGCGTGACGGGCGAAATCAGCCCGCTGCATGGTCGTTTGCTCCCCAGCTCGCTGATTGCCGGTATTTTTACCCTCAGCCTGGCGGGAAGAATGCCCATTTGGGAACCGCCGCTGCTCTATATCCTTGGCACAGTTTGGTATGGCGCATTTAACTGGTTCTGGTTCTGGCTGTGGAAAGAGCAACCGATGCGCGAAACGCTCAGCCTGTTATACCGCGAGCTGGCGGGCTACTGCGAAGCGAAATATACCCTGCTGACCCGCCTTAGCGACCCGGAGAAATCGCTGCCGCCATTACTGGCCCGCCAGCAAAAAGCGGTCGACCTGATTACCAACTGCTATCAGCAAATGCATATGCTGGCAGCCAGCAACGATAATCACCACAAGCGATTGACGCGCGCCTTTCAGGTAGCGCTGGATTTGCAGGAGCACATCTCCGTGAGTCTGCATCAGCCGGAAGAAGTGCAAAAGCTGGTGGAGAAAAGCCATGCCGAGGCGGTGATCCGCTGGAATGCTCAGACTATCGCGGCCCGGTTGCGGCAGCTGGCCGACGACATTCTTTATCACAAGCTCTCCGAGCGCTTCTCCATGGATAAGCAGCTTGGGGCATTAGAAAAAATTGCCCGCCAGCATCCTGATAACCCGGTTGGAACGTTCTGCTCTTACCATTTCAGCCGTATCGCTCGCGTTCTGCGCACGCAGCGTCCCCTTTATCAACGCGACTTGATGGCCGATCGCCAGCGCCGCTTACCGCTGCTGCCAGCAATCAAAAACTATTTATCG is a window from the Pantoea sp. CCBC3-3-1 genome containing:
- a CDS encoding OsmC family protein, producing MQARIKWVEGLTFLGESSSGHQVLMDGNAGDKAPSPMEMLLMAAGGCSAIDVVSILQKGRHDVRDCEVKLTSERREAAPRIFTHINLHFIVSGKALEEKIVARAVQLSAEKYCPVALMLGKGVKLTHSFSIVAQ
- the crp gene encoding cAMP-activated global transcriptional regulator CRP; amino-acid sequence: MVLGKPQTDPTLEWFLSHCHIHKYPSKSTLIHQGEKAETLYYIVKGAVAVLIKDEEGKEMILSYLNQGDFIGELGLFEEGQERSAWVRAKTACEVAEISYKKFRQLIQVNPDILMRLSSQMARRLQVTSEKVGNLAFLDVTGRIAQTLLNLAKQPDAMTHPDGMQIKITRQEIGQIVGCSRETVGRILKMLEDQNLISAHGKTIVVYGTR
- a CDS encoding YccS/YhfK family putative transporter, whose amino-acid sequence is MWRRIIYHPEVNYALRQTLVLCLPVAIGWLLGDLQKGLLFSLVPACCNIAGLDTPHKRFFKRLMVGGGLFALSSFLVQYLGNHAIPLPAILFAMALLLGVTGEISPLHGRLLPSSLIAGIFTLSLAGRMPIWEPPLLYILGTVWYGAFNWFWFWLWKEQPMRETLSLLYRELAGYCEAKYTLLTRLSDPEKSLPPLLARQQKAVDLITNCYQQMHMLAASNDNHHKRLTRAFQVALDLQEHISVSLHQPEEVQKLVEKSHAEAVIRWNAQTIAARLRQLADDILYHKLSERFSMDKQLGALEKIARQHPDNPVGTFCSYHFSRIARVLRTQRPLYQRDLMADRQRRLPLLPAIKNYLSLKSTALRTAGRFAVMLTFASSLALFFNLPKPYWILMTVMVVSQNGYSATRVRIQNRALGTLGGLIVAAVALRLQVPQSAVLLVMLIITLVSYLFIRKFYGLATIGFTVTAVYSLQLLSLNGADFLLPRLLDTLMGCLIAFGGMIWLWPQWQSGLLRQNAHDALETYQEALQMLLGDEQKPEKLAYQRIRVNQAHNALFNSLNQSMLEPGFDNSYLSDMKLWVTHSQFIVEHINAMTILAREHTMLTPQLAERYLQSCEIALQRCQQRLEYDGPSSGSNVLDDKTESNQGPVTILERHVKQILGHLSVMHTLSSLAWSSRPHHGRWLSRRLRKS